A stretch of the Leishmania donovani BPK282A1 complete genome, chromosome 21 genome encodes the following:
- a CDS encoding choline dehydrogenase, like protein produces MRRGAKCLAGAAADVGSLKFDVVVVGGGASGSLIAGRLAMENLKTLVIEEGADIRKCPEWYHTLPASTIAHRLAQRGFEAKDTLTTPQQHPDGVTKAPVWIPTPRVLGGHGVMGSRTWNLGDERDWEGSPWSFREELLPRVRTFENMEVFVPHRGKRGKFLICRPLNFSPYFKAFCEAASQDVPLMSEFTRKEFQIDCGCGRPDTFVDQSLGVANTTLQRYLLGTIKLNRPVRVECGAKVVGIRGSGGNASTAAGVSLRRADGQLVDVESTLVVVSAGSIGSARLLTASRGSVDVDASVGQHFWDIPQVVLQYHVKNRDSHNCYLDPLVCKVLRVDLWYGRPQLSLRSSWDDLIMYWSSTGSSTPDVEIQFQPFTLTNDGTQPMPREHGCQFVVRPLRPRSRGQVSANGSIDPNYFSDAGDLAALQRGVAYVKDCLVKKTPFVPIIGALAHERFESSGINGGSCAGAVDPQTCRLKGVSNVYVCDHSILPSPLTGSTLPYTLALADRFVDKLLKRRDVKHKEAEDPVAQATRIVY; encoded by the coding sequence ATGCGTCGCGGCGCCAAGtgcctcgccggcgcggctgcggacgTGGGCTCACTGAAGTtcgacgtcgtcgtggttggcggcggcgccagcggctccCTTATTGCCGGCCGGCTGGCGATGGAGAACCTTAAGACGCTCGTCATCGAGGAAGGCGCCGATATCCGCAAGTGCCCGGAGTGGTACCACACGCTTCCCGCTAGCACCATCGCCCACCGCCTGGCTCAGCGCGGCTTCGAGGCCAAGGACACTCtgacgacgccgcagcagcatccggACGGGGTGACGAAGGCACCGGTGTGGATTCCGACGCCGCGGGTGCTGGGCGGACATGGTGTGATGGGCAGTCGCACGTGGAACCTCGGCGATGAGCGTGACTGGGAGGGGAGCCCGTGGAGCTTCCgcgaagagctgctgccTCGCGTGCGCACCTTCGAAAACATGGAGGTGTTTGTGCCTCACCGCGGCAAGCGAGGTAAGTTCCTCATTTGCCGCCCGCTGAACTTCTCACCGTACTTTAAGGCGTTTTGCGAGGCAGCATCGCAGGATGTGCCGCTCATGAGCGAGTTCACGCGCAAGGAGTTCCAGATCGACTGCGGCTGTGGGAGGCCCGACACGTTCGTAGACCAGTCGCTGGGTGTCGCCAACACCACCCTGCAGCGGTACCTGCTCGGCACCATCAAGCTGAACCGCCCTGTTCGCGTGGAGTGCGGTGCCAAGGTGGTCGGTatccgcggcagcggcggcaacgcgagcaccgctgccggcgtgtcgctgcggcgtgcAGATGGCCAGTTGGTGGATGTGGAAAGCactctggtggtggtgagtgCGGGTAGTATCGGCagcgcgcggctgctgacggcgtcgcgcggcagcgtcgatgtGGACGCTTCAGTTGGGCAGCACTTCTGGGACATACcgcaggtggtgctgcagtaCCACGTGAAGAACCGTGACAGCCACAACTGCTATCTTGACCCGCTTGTGTGCAAGGTGCTGAGGGTGGATCTTTGGTACGGACGGCCACAGCTTAGCCTCCGCTCCAGCTGGGATGACCTCATCATGTACTGGTCCTCTACCGGGTCATCGACGCCAGATGTCGAGATCCAGTTTCAGCCATTTACGCTGACGAACGATGGCACGCAGCCGATGCCGAGAGAGCACGGCTGCCAGTTCGTCGTGCGCCCCCTGCGGCCGCGCAGTCGCGGGCAGGTGAGCGCGAACGGCAGCATCGACCCCAACTACTTCAGCGATGCCGGCGACCTCGCCGCCCTGCAGAGGGGTGTCGCGTATGTGAAGGACTGCCTCGTGAAGAAGACGCCTTTTGTACCGATCATTGGCGCCCTCGCTCACGAGCGCTTTGAGTCCTCCGGCATCAACGGCgggagctgcgccggcgccgtcgacccGCAGACCTGCCGCCTCAAGGGCGTGAGCaatgtgtacgtgtgcgaTCACAGCATCCTGCCGAGCCCGCTAACTGGCAGTACGCTCCCTTACACGTTGGCGCTGGCGGACCGATTTGTGGACAAGCTGCTCAAGAGGCGCGATGTGAAGCACAAGGAGGCAGAAGACCCCGTTGCACAGGCAACGCGCATCGTCTATTAG
- a CDS encoding serine/threonine-protein kinase, putative: MEKYTQLKVLGKGSFGSAWLIQRNADRAQFVAKEVRLGGLKPAERESAQKEIDMLRTLNHPNITRYVDHFEHKGSLFIVMEYANGGDLYMRIKQQQGQLFSEKGILQCFSQICLALSYMHERRILHRDLKTQNVFLTKDGVVKVGDFGISTVLRNTYELKHTICGTPYYFSPELCLNKPYNNKSDVWALGCILYEMTTLNHAFDGSNMKALVQKILKGVYPPIHPMYSSNLSRLISSMLQIDPHKRPNVSQVLDLSFIREALAGLREEVQVARADRRSVVSVEERAHMQEAAARRKEEYRRKELEAAATLAKAQQQQQAILMQQQLEGEERRRNLVEQQRRLQRQQELALQERKRALDERVREQRKLQGQKSKADAKAHHHREKQWDDNMKEQVIEEQRRREAEEHHPRSDCQSPPQLQQERLQQQQEQSAAEAYREMRRQAAANKQRCYRESVFPGGAPCSQQRQQDESSAVPPGQPPPPRTPPSSSHYCSRKMTPEELEDARSQAFWQMRREAMDNRKKMLGHDVTDTGEPRAPTSAEAAPGASPASSNGKSASVASVPAPPQMSTLPPPSSAAAEETKPTKKSMSRKDKFTPESTGAQLPAPSPAPAVLLPPGAAAAAVPQEVDNGMTPDGEEGLHNFLNGEAAAASPTEAEDRRRDDDYNALDTVIGETLKADRKKSFKDDFDDAAFGEATDSSRLVLDGKTFHLPNVSATDPLMHRIESLRIFLEKEMGDDDLIKCYRAMNNISASDDEVMHQLQSALPPSKQRFIPLVAHLVVCEDAFNRQGASSSASASAIGL; the protein is encoded by the coding sequence ATGGAGAAGTATACGCAGTTGAAGGTGCTCGGCAAGGGCAGCTTCGGCTCCGCCTGGCTCATCCAGCGCAATGCAGATCGCGCGCAGTTCGTGGCGAAAGAGGTTCGGCTTGGTGGCTTGAAGCCTGCGGAGCGAGAAAGCGCGCAGAAGGAGATCGATATGCTGCGCACGCTGAACCACCCAAACATCACCCGCTACGTTGACCACTTTGAACACAAGGGCTCGCTTTTCATTGTCATGGAGTACGCCAACGGCGGTGACCTGTACATGAGGatcaagcagcagcagggccaGCTCTTCTCGGAGAAGGGGATTCTGCAGTGCTTTTCGCAGATCTGCCTGGCGCTGTCGTACATGCACGAGCGCCGCATCCTCCACCGCGACCTCAAGACGCAAAACGTGTTCTTGACCAAGGACGGCGTTGTGAAGGTCGGTGATTTTGGCATCAGCACTGTGTTGCGCAACACTTATGAGTTGAAGCACACGATCTGCGGCACCCCCTACTATTTCTCGCCGGAGCTGTGCCTCAACAAACCCTACAACAACAAGAGCGATGTGTGGGCACTCGGGTGCATCCTGTACGAGATGACCACCCTGAACCACGCCTTCGACGGCAGCAACATGAAGGCGTTGGTGCAGAAGATTCTCAAGGGCGTGTACCCGCCGATCCATCCCATGTACTCGAGCAACCTGTCGCGACTCATTTCTTCCATGCTGCAGATTGACCCTCACAAGCGGCCGAACGTGTCGCAGGTGCTGGATCTCAGCTTCATTCGCGAGGCTCTAGCGGGACTACGGGAAGAGGTGCAAGTGGCACGCGCAGACCGCCGCTCCGTCGTCTCGGTCGAGGAGCGGGCGCACATGCAGGAGGCCGCGGCCCGGCGCAAGGAAGAGTACCGCCGGAAGGAACTGGAAGCCGCGGCAACTCTGGCtaaggcgcagcagcagcagcaggccatcctcatgcagcagcagctcgagggagaggagcggcggcgcaatTTAgtggagcagcagaggcgactccagcggcagcaggagcttGCCCTGCAGGAACGCAAGCGTGCCCTGGACGAGCGAGTGCGGGAGCAGCGCAAGCTGCAAGGGCAAAAATCCAAGGCGGACGCCAAGGCGCATCACCATCGTGAGAAGCAGTGGGACGACAACATGAAGGAGCAGGTAatcgaggagcagcgccgccgcgaggcTGAGGAGCACCACCCTCGCTCTGACTGCCAGAGCCCCCCGCAGCTGCAACAGGAGCggctacagcagcagcaggagcagtccgccgcggaggcgtaCCGTGAGATGCGACGACAGGCAGCAGCAAACAAGCAGCGCTGCTACCGAGAGTCTGTTTTTCCGGGCGGAGCACCTTgctcgcagcagcgacagcaagaCGAGTCTTCAGCAGTGCCGCCCGgacagccgccaccgccgcgcacccCTCCCTCGAGCAGCCATTACTGCTCGCGCAAGATGACGccagaggagctggaggatgCGCGGTCACAGGCGTTTTGGCAGATGCGGCGCGAGGCCATGGATAACCGAAAAAAGATGCTGGGCCACGACGTCACAGACACCGGCGAGCCACGGGCACCGACGTCGGCGGAGGCCGCGCCTGGCGCCTCGCCGGCTTCCTCGAATGGCAAGAGCGCATCCGTCGCTTCAGtccctgcaccgccgcagatGAGTACGCTGCCTCCACCatcgtcagcagcagcggaagagaCGAAACCGACAAAGAAATCGATGTCGCGCAAGGATAAGTTCACACCAGAGAGCACGGGCGCacagctgccggcgccgtcgccagcacctgcagtgctgctgcctcctggcgctgccgctgccgccgtgccgcaggAGGTGGATAACGGCATGACGCCggatggagaggaggggctgcaCAACTTCTTGAacggtgaggcggcggctgcgtcgccgacggAGGCCGAGGACCGCCGGCGAGACGACGACTACAACGCGCTGGATACGGTCATTGGCGAGACGTTGAAGGCGGATCGCAAAAAGAGCTTCAAGGACGActtcgacgacgccgccttCGGCGAGGCGACAGACTCCAGTAGGCTGGTGCTGGACGGTAAGACGTTCCACCTGCCGAATGTGAGCGCCACCGACCCGCTCATGCACCGCATCGAGTCCCTGCGCATATTCCTCGAGAAGGAGATGGGCGACGACGACCTCATCAAATGCTACCGAGCCATGAACAACATCTCTGCCAGCGATGATGAGGTAAtgcaccagctgcagagcgcgctgccaccgtcgAAGCAGCGCTTCATCCCGCTAGTCGCGCATCTCGTCGTGTGCGAAGACGCCTTCAACCGCCAgggcgcctcctcctccgcctccgcctccgcaaTCGGGCTTTGA